Part of the Oncorhynchus keta strain PuntledgeMale-10-30-2019 unplaced genomic scaffold, Oket_V2 Un_contig_3057_pilon_pilon, whole genome shotgun sequence genome is shown below.
TTTGTGTGTCATTAGATTATGCCTGACTACCCAGCACAGAGGGAGAACATCATTCTGTTGGTCCCACAACCCCACAAAATAACATCCCACAGGCAAACATACCTTCATGATCATCCACCaaggaccactacagaccagaGTTAATATCCACTATGGACCCCTACTGACCAGAGTTAATATCCACTATGGACCACTACTGACCAGAGTTAATATCCACTATGGACCACTACTGACCAGAGTTACTATCCACTATGGACCACTACTGACCAGAGTTACTATCCACTATGGACCACTACTGACCAGAGTTAATATCCACTATGGACCACTACTGACCAGAGTTACTATCCACTATGGACCACTACTGACCAGAGTTACTATCCACTATGGACCACTACTGACCAGAGTTAATATCCACTATGGACCACTACTGACCAGAGTTACTATCCACTATGGACCCCTACTGACCAGAGTTAATATCCACTATGGACCACTACTGACCAGAGTTAATATCCACTATGGACCACTACTGACCAGAGTTACTATCCACTATGGACCACTACTGACCAGAGTTAATATCCACTATGGACCACTACTGACCAGAGTTACTATCCACCATTATGGACCACTACTGACCAGAGTTAATATCCACTATGGACCACTACTGACCAGAGTTAATATCCACTATGGACCACTACTGACCAGAGTTACTATCCACCATTATGGACCCCTACTGACCAGAGTTACTATCCACCACTATGGACCACTACTGACCAGAGTTAATATCCACCATTATGGACCACTACTGACCAGAGTTAATATCCACTATGGACCCCTACTGACCAAAGTTAATATCCACTATGGACCACTACTGACCAGAGTTAATATCCACTATGGACCACTACTGACCAGAGTTAATATCCACTATGGACCACTACTGACCAGAGTTAATATCCACTATGGACCATTACTGACCAGAGTTAATATCCACCATTATGGACCCCTACTGACCAGAGTTAATATCCACTATGGACCACTACTGACCAGAGTTAATATACACCATTATGGACCACTACTGACCAGAGTTAATATCCACTATGGACCACTACTGACCAGAGTTAATATCCACTATGGACCCCTACTGACCAGAGTTAATATCCACTATGGACCACTACTGACCAGAGTTACTATCCACTATGGACCACTACTGACCAGAGTTAATATCCACTATGGACCACTACTGACCAGAGTTACTATCCACTATGGACCACTACTGACCAGAGTTAATATCCACTATGGACCACTACTGACCAGAGTTAATATCCACTATGGACCACTACTGACCAGAGTTAATATCCACTATGGACCACTACTGACCAGAGTTAATATCCACTATGGACCACTACTGACCAGAGTTAATATCCACTATGGACCACTACTGACCAGAGTTAATATCCACTATGGACCACTACTGACCAGAGTTAATATCCACTATGGACCACTACTGACCAGAGTTAATATCCACTATGGACCACTACTGACCAGAGTTAATATCCACTATGGACCACTACTGACCAGAGTTACTATCCACCATTATGGACCCCTACTGACCAGAGTTAATATCCACTATGGACCACTACTGACCAGAGTTAATATCCACTATGGACCCCTACTGACCAGAGTTACTATCCACCATTATGGACCACTACTGACCAGAGTTACTATCCACCACTATGGACCACTACTGACCAGAGTTACTATCCACCATTATGGACCCCTACTGACCAGTTAATATCCACTATGGACCCCTACTGACCAGAGTTAATATCCACTATGGACCACTACTGACCAGAGTTAATATCCACTATGGACCACTACTGACCAGAGTTAATATCCACTATGGACCACTACTGACCAGAGTTAATATCCACTATGGACCACTACTGACCAGAGTTACTATCCACCATTATGGACCACTACTGACCAGAGTTAATATCCACTATGGACCACTACTGACCAGAGTTACTATCCACCATTATGGATCACTACTGACCAGAGTTACTATCCACCATTATGGACCCCTACTGACCAGAGTTACTATCCACCACTATGGACCACTACTGACCAGAGTTAATATCCACCATTATGGACCACTACTGACCAGAGTTAATATCCACTATGGACCCCTACTGACCAGAGTTAATATCCACTATGGACCACTACTGACCAGAGTTAATATCCACTATGGACCACTACTGACCAGAGTTAATATCCACTATGGACCATTACTGACCAGAGTTAATATCCACCATTATGGACCCCTACTGACCAGAGTTAATATCCACTATGGACCACTACTGACCAGAGTTAATATCCACCATTATGGACCACTACTGACCAGAGTTAATATCCACTATGGACCACTACTGACCAGAGTTAATATCCACTATGGACCCCTACTGACCAGAGTTAATATCCACTATGGACCACTACTGACCAGAGTTAATATCCACTATGGACCACTACTGACCAGAGTTAATATCCACTATGGACCACTACTGACCAGAGTTAATATCCACTATGGACCACTACTGACCAGAGTTAATATCCACTATGGACCACTACTGACCAGAGTTAATATCCACTATGGACCACTACTGACCAGAGTTAATATCCACTATGGACCACTACTGACCAGAGTTAATATCCACTATGGACCACTACTGACCAGAGTTAATATCCACTATGGACCACTACTGACCAGAGTTAATATCCACTATGGACCCCTACTGACCAGAGTTACTATCCACCATTATGGACCACTACTGACCAGAGTTAATATCCACTATGGACCCCTACTGACCAGAGTTACTATCCACTATGGACCCCTACTGACCAGAGTTACTATCCACTATGGACCACTATTGTGTttgtgtccgtgcgtgtgtgtgtgtgtccgtgcgtgtgtgtgtgtgtgtgtgtccatgcgtgtgtgtgtgtgtgtgtgtgtgtgtgtgtgtgtgtgtgtgtgtgtgtgtgtgtgtgtgtgtgtgtgtgtgtgtgtgtgtgtgtgtgtgtgtgtgtgtgtgtgtgtgtgtgtgtgtgtgtgtgtgtgtgtgtgtgtgtgtgtgtgtgtgtgtgtgtgtgtgtgtgtgtgaacagtgaAGGTTAGGGGAGGACAGGGTGAGAGGTGATGTCGCTGCATTAAAGAGTGGATCCTTGACATTCCACTCTATAGGTGTCCAGGTTCATCTCAGGTGGGGAGACAGGATAGCCTGGTCAACAGATCTGTTTCTACTCTCTTTCCAACTGTTATGAAGACAGCACATATTGGGGATCAGGCAACATATGGTTTAGTTCCAGGGTTCAGCCTTTGTCTGAGTGATGCCTACTCTGATCTAAGCAGTGCTGGAGTCCTATGTGAGGCAGGCAGGCGGGTTCTGAAAGACAACATATGGTTTTGGGTTTAGAATAGCGAAGCAAAAGCAGAAGCCTGTCAAGCTAAGTTAGCCTTTCAGTCGTCTACTCCAACCCCAGCCTGCCGGTCGAGTCAGGTGAAGAGCTAGTGGAGAACACTTCACAATACACAGAGGGGAGAAAcctgacagacagaacacagctaCTGGAATATAAAGGTCACGGTCTCCacagcagagaaagagagcagtggggggtagagagaggaagagagggaggtagagagagagggagagagagagggagggaggtagagagggggaggtagagagagagagagagagggagagagggagatggagggaggtagagagagagggagagagagagagggagggaggtagagagggggaggaaggggggggagagatagagagggagggagggagggaggcagggagggagggagggagagatggagggagggatagagagagagagagatggagggagggagggaggtagagaaggggaggaagggagggggcgagagagagagagagagagagagagagagagagagagagattgagggggagggggagagagggatagagagagagagcgagagagagagggagagagagagagggagagagagaggggaggaagcgagggaggtagagaaggggaggaagggagggggcgagagagagagagtgagggagggggggggggcgagagagagaaagaaaaagagtgggagggagggagggagtatattatatgccctcccctcaacagcacCCTCTGGTATAGTATACCCTacatcctcccctcaacagcctcctcgGGTATATTATACCCTacatcctcccctcaacagcctcctctggtatagtataccctacatcctcccctcaacagcctcctctggtatagtataccctacatcctcccctcaacagcctcctctggtatattataccctacatcctcccctcagcagcctcctctggtatattataccctacatcctcccgtcaacagcctcctctggtatattataccctacatcctcccgtcaacagcctcctctggtatattataccctacatcctcccctcagcagcctcctctggtatattataccctacatcctcccctcagcagcctcctctggtatattataccctacatcctcccctcagcagcctcctctggtatattataccctacatcctcccctcaacagcctcctctggtatattATACCCTACATCCTCCCCTCAACATCCTCCTCTGGTATATTATACCCTACATCCTCCCGTcaacagcctcctctggtatattataccctacatcctcccctcaacagcctcctctggtatattataccctacatcctcccctcaacagcctcctctggtatattataccctacatcctcccctcagcagcctcctctggtatattATACCCTACATCCTCCACTCAACAGCCTCCTCTGCTATAGTATACCCTacatcctcccctcaacagcctcctctggtatattataccctacatcctcccctcagcagcctcctctggtatattataccctacatcctcccctcaacagcctcctctgctatagtataccctacatcctcccctcagcagcctcctctggtatattataccctacatcctcccctcagcagcctcctctggtatattataccctacatcctcccctcagcagcctcctctggtatattataccctacatcctcccctcaacagcctcctctggtatattataccctacatcctcccctcaacagcctcctctggtatattataccctacatcctcccctcagcagcctcctctggtatattATACCCTACATCCTCCCCTCAACATCCTCCTCTGGTATATTATACCCTACATCCTCCCGTcaacagcctcctctggtatattataccctacatcctcccctcaacagcctcctctggtatattataccctacatcctcccctcagcagcctcctctggtatattataccctacatcctcccctcaacagcctcctctgctatagtataccctacatcctcccctcagcagccttctctggtatattataccctacatcctcccctcagcagcctcctctggtatattataccctacatcctcccctcagcagcctcctctggaatattataccctacatcctcccctcagcagcctcctctggtatattataccctacatcctcccctcaacagcctcctctgctatagtataccctacatcctcccctcaacagcctcctctggtatattataccctacatcctcccctcagcagcctcctctggtatattataccctacatcctcccctcagcagcctcctctggtatattataccctacatcctcccctcagcagcctcctctggtatattataccctacatcctcccctcaacagcctcctctggtatagtataccctacatcctcccctcaacagcctcctctggtatattataccctacatcctcccctcaacagcctcctctggtatattataccctacatcctcccctcaacagcctcctctgctatattataccctacatcctcccctcaacagcctcctctggtatattataccctacatcctcccctcagcagcctcctctggtatattataccctacatcctcccctcagcagcctcctctggtatattATACCCTACAGTTACATAACATAATTAAACTGTTATTGTATTCTTTGAAGTACATGTTGTGTTGTATTCTAATGGTACCTCCACAAACACAGCCACATTGCTATTTTTGCGATAGCATGTATGAAACGTATGTATTTGACTGTTAGAATGTTGACGACCAAAAGACTCGTCATTGGCTGGAAGGGGGTTCCCTCGATGCCAGGCTTTTCTAGTTCAACACGCTGTGGTGTTGATGGCGGCGTGTGGGATCaggacacacacattcacacacacacattcacacacacacacacacacacacacacacacacacacacacacacacacacacacacacacacacacacacacacacacacacacacacacacacacacacacaccaaaacaatATGCTCATAATGCGTCAATAAACCCACTAGCGAGGCTTAgtctgatttctctctctctctctctctcttattgacaggggaaacatgtgttaacattgccaaagcaagtgaggtagacaacatacaaagtgaatatataaaatgaaaaacaacaaaaattaacagtaaacattacacatacaacagtttcaaaacagtaaagacattacaaatgtcatattataaatatatatatactctctctctctctctctctctctctctcactcactcactcactcactcactcactcactcactcactcactcactcactcactcactcactcactcactcactcactcactcactcactcactcactcactcgctctctctctgtctctctcttcccctattCTCTATCCAAGTAACTCCAGATTATCTATGACATAAAGCCAAGAGTCGGACTctggctcacacacacattcactaatCGTATTAGTAGAAGAAGAACGTTTCTCAGAATGCCAGTACAGTGGATGGTAATATAAAAGACTGTCATGGTCTCAGACCAGGCCAAAGCCAAACAATGACATGTATTTAGGCTtcatacaccctattccctccttatatagtgcactcatttttcttttttaacagtgccctggtcaaaagtagtgcattatatagggaatagggtgccatttgggacacttaAAAGTATTTTTTGGGGtggttggttggtgtgtctggaATAAGGATATATTGAGCTGGGCTGCTGGGGTATGCAGGGAGAGAAAGGACGTGACTGTGTTTAATTGTAGGGAGATAAACGCCTGACTATCAGGACTTGACTGTATTTAACTGTAGGGAGATAAAGGCCTGACTATCAGGACTTAACTGTATTTAACTGTAGGGAGATAAACGCCTGACTATCAGGACTTAACTGTATTTAACTGTAGGGAGATAAAGGCCTGACTATCAGGACTTAACTGTGTTTAACTGTAGGGAGATAAAGGCCTGACTATCAGGACTTGACTGTGTTTAACTGTAGGGAGATAAATCCCTGACTATCAGGACTTGACTGTGTTTAACTGTAGGGAGATAAATCCCTGACTATCAGGACTTGACTGTGTTTAACTGTAGGGAGATAAATCCCTGACTATCAGGACTTGACTGTGTTTAACTGTAGGGAGATAAAGGCCTGACTATCAGGACTTGACTGTGTTTAACTGTAGGGAGATAAAGGCCTGACTATCAGGACTTGACTGTGTTTAACTGTAGGGAGATAAAGGCATGACTATCAGGACTTGACTGTGTTTAACTGTAGGGAGATAAAGGCCTGACTATCAGGACTTGACTGTGTTTAACTGTAGGGAGATAAATCCTGACTATCAGGACTTGACTGTGTTTAACTGTAGGGAGATAAATCCCTGACTATCAGGACTTGACTGTGTTTAACTGTAGGGAGATAAATCCCTGACTATCAGGACTTGACTGTGTTTAACTGTAGGGAGATAAATCCCTGACTATCAGGACTTGACTGTGTTTAACTGTAGGGAGATAAATCCCTGACTATCAGGACTTGACTGTGTTTAACTGTAGGGAGATAAATCCCTGACTATCAGGACTTGACTGTGTTTAACTGTAGGGAGATAAAGGCCTGACTATCAGGACTTGACTGTGTTTAACTGTAGGGAGATAAATCCCTGACTATCAGGACTTGACTGTGTTTAACTGTAGGGAGATAAATCCCTGACTATCAGGACTTAACTGTATTTAACTGTAGGGAGATAAAGGCCTGACTATCAGGACTTGACTGTGTTTAACTGTAGGGAGATAAAGGCCTGACTATCAGGACTTGACTGTGTTTAACTGTAGGGAGATAAAAGCCTGACTATCAGGACTTGACTGTGTTTAACTGTAGGGAGATAAATCCCTGACTATCAGGACTTGACTGTGTTTAACTGTAGGGAGATAAATCCCTGACTATCAGGACTTGACTGTTTAACTGTAGGGAGATAAAGGCCTGACTATCAGGACTTGACTGTGTTTAACTGTAGGGAGATAAATCCCTGACTATCAGGACTTGACTGTGTTTAACTGTAGGGAGATAAAGGCCTGACTATCAGGACTTGACTGTGTTTAACTGTAGGGAGATAAATCCCTGACTATCAGGACTTGACTGTGTTTAACTGTAGGGACAGTCTTAATGACAGTCTTACTGTAGCAGAGCAGCAGGGAGGAGATACCATCTGATGAATTGGGCCCTACTGAAAGGATGGGGTTTTAGCTGGGACTGGCCGGAGGGTTTGAGTGGTGAGAAGGAAGTACCAAGCCCGCAATTGAGAGATGCCATGTGATGAATTGGACTGGACTTTTTCTCTTTGTGGTAGAGAGAGCACCTGTTCTATAACGGTCTGGCTTCAAACACCCTGCTGCTCGGCTTTCAAAGTGCCCCTCGTACAACCTTGCAGGGCGGGAAATAATGAATTGTAGAAAGGATTACCACTACCCTTGTGTTATTAACGACCCTTCTACAGAGAATAAACTCTGAAACAGAACGGAGGGCTGGGCGACGGAGGGCTGGGCGACGGAGGGCTGGGCGACGGAGGGCTGGGCGACGGAGGGCTGGGGGACGGAGGGCTGGGCGACGGAGGGCTGGGCGACGGAGGGCTGGGCGACGGAGGGCTGGGCGACGGAGGGCTGGGCGACGGAGGGCTGGGCGACGGAGGGCTGGGCGACGGAGGGCTGGGCGACGGAGGGCTGGGCGACGGAGGGCTGGGGGACGGAGGGCTGGGGGACGGAGGGCTGGGCGACGGAGGGCTGGGCGACGGAGGGCTGGGCGACGGAGGGCTGGGCGACGGAGGGCTGGGCGACGGAGGGCTGGGCGACGGAGGGCTGGGGGACGGAGGGCTGGGCGACGGAGGGCTGGGCGACGGAGGGCTGGGCGACGGAGGGCTGGGGGACGGAGGGCTGGGCGACGGAGGGCTGGGCGACGGAGGGCTGGGCGACGGAGGGCTGGGCGACGGAGGGCTGGGCCACGGAGGGCTGGGCCACGGAGGGCTGGGCCACGGAGGGCTGGGCCACGGAGGGCTGGGCGACGGAGGGCTGGGCCACGGAGGGCTGGGCGACGGAGGGCTGGGCCACGGAGGGCTGGGCCACGGAGGGCTGGGCGACGGAGGGCTGGGCGACGGAGGGCTGGGGGACGGAGGGCtgggggccctggtctaatgtagtgtactatatagggaatatggccctggtctaatgtagtgcactatatagggaatagggccctggtctaatgtagtgcactatatagggaatatggccctggtctaatgtagtgtactatatagggaatatggccctggtctaatgtagtgcactatatagggaatagggccctggtctaatgtagtgcactatattgggaatagggccctggtctaatgtagtgaactatatagggaatagggctctggtctaatgtagtgcactatattgggaatagggtcctggtctaatgtagtgcactatatagggaatagggccctggtctaatgtagtgcactatatagggaatagggcccgggtctaatgtagtgcactatatagggaatagggccctggtctaatgtagtgcactatatagggaatagggccctggtctaatgtagtgcactatatagggaatagggccctggtctaatgtagtgcactatatagggaatagggcccgggtctaatgtagtgcactatatagggaatagggccctggtctaatgtagtgcactatatagggaatagggcccgggtctaatgtagtgtactatatagggaatagggtgccatttggaacacacagAGTCTCCTCCAAAGACACCTGGAGGTGACAGGAAATTGAATATTAGCGTTAGCTAACACAGCTGAGACCAACCTCGTTCACCTCACAGTGTGtttcccaaattacaccctattccctacatgtaTCCCAGGACCACAGTGTCTCCAGGGAGTAGTGTTTATATGTCCCCAACAAGGAGAGATGACACACAGTCACACCAGCGTGGGCGGTGGTTCTGGTGAATAACTTCCATGATGAAGTGTGGGGCGGACGGGGCCCGGTTCTGGTGAATAACTTCCATGATGAAGTGTGGGGCGGACGGGGCCCGGTTCTGGTGCCAAGACTGGCGCTGGTGGAGAGGGTGACCTTGACGGAGCTGCAGACCGTGACACAGCACGGGGACACCCACtgagggggtgtgtgtgggtgtgtgtgtgtgtgtgtgtgtgtgtgtgtgtgtgtgtgtgtgtgtgtgtgtgtgtgtgtgtgtgtgtgtgtgtgtgtgtgtgtgtgtgtgtgtgtgtgtgtgtgtgtctgccagctCAGTGGTGTCACCGcaacatagacagacagataacTAATAGACTGACTCCATAGTCTCCACTGAGCTCAAcaacgcagacagacagataactaATAGACTGACTCCATAGTCTCCCCCGATCTCCAcaacgcagacagacagataac
Proteins encoded:
- the LOC127923679 gene encoding uncharacterized protein LOC127923679: MDHGDTTGHRGHNRTHGMDRTHGMDTGDTTGHMGWTSGDTGGHNRTHGPEVPRVWSIQGTNGGLGDGGLGDGGLGDGGLGDGGLGDGGLGDGGLGDGGLGDGGLGDGGLGDGGLGDGGLGDGGLGDGGLGDGGLGDGGLGDGGLGDGGLGDGGLGDGGLGDGGLGDGGLGDGGLGDGGLGDGGLGDGGLGDGGLGDGGLGDGGLGDGGLGDGGLGDGGLGHGGLGHGGLGHGGLGHGGLGDGGLGHGGLGDGGLGHGGLGHGGLGDGGLGDGGLGDGGLGALV